From one Angustibacter luteus genomic stretch:
- a CDS encoding CBS domain-containing protein — translation MRITDVIRRKGAEVVTVRPDHTVTELLTLLAEHKIGAVVVSADGAAVDGIVSERDIVRGLHRRGVDVLGLPVSDLMTADVTTCGPEDNVEHLMRLMTDQRVRHIPVVVDGKLHGIVSIGDLVKHRIDELQDERDQLVGYINQ, via the coding sequence ATGCGCATCACCGACGTCATCAGGCGCAAGGGGGCCGAGGTCGTGACGGTGCGGCCAGACCACACCGTCACCGAGCTGCTCACCCTGCTCGCCGAGCACAAGATCGGTGCGGTCGTCGTGTCCGCCGACGGTGCCGCCGTCGACGGGATCGTCAGCGAGCGCGACATCGTCCGGGGGCTGCACCGCCGCGGTGTCGACGTCCTGGGCCTGCCGGTGTCCGACCTGATGACCGCCGACGTGACCACCTGCGGCCCCGAGGACAACGTCGAGCACCTGATGCGGTTGATGACCGACCAGCGCGTGCGGCACATCCCGGTGGTCGTCGACGGGAAGCTGCACGGCATCGTCAGCATCGGCGACCTGGTCAAGCACCGCATCGACGAGCTGCAGGACGAGCGCGACCAGCTCGTGGGTTACATCAACCAGTAG